Part of the candidate division KSB1 bacterium genome, ACGCAGGCTTGAAGCCCAACTCGTGGTTATCGATAAGGAAAGCATGTTCCTGATTTCCGGAACCGGTGACATTATCGAGCCTGATGATAATATTCTCGCGATTGGCTCCGGAGGCAGTTATGCGCTCTCTGCGGCCAGCGCCTTAGTAAAACATGCCGATTTAGATGCAAAAAATATAGTTGAGGAGTCGTTGAAAATTGCAGCCAGAATCTGTATTTACACCAATTCAGATCTTACTGTTGCCGAATTATGATGAGGATGCCTCTGAATGTCATGACCCGCGTGATTAGGTAAGAGAACCTATCCTTTTCCCAGTTTCTGTGATACATTAAGTAGCCAAGCCAAATCTCTCTGAGATA contains:
- a CDS encoding HslU--HslV peptidase proteolytic subunit, with amino-acid sequence RRLEAQLVVIDKESMFLISGTGDIIEPDDNILAIGSGGSYALSAASALVKHADLDAKNIVEESLKIAARICIYTNSDLTVAEL